From a single Pseudomonas cremoricolorata genomic region:
- a CDS encoding SPOR domain-containing protein: MAAKKKPAPKRGASRQQAPSKKPIPGWIWLAVGLTVGAFVVFLMKLEPGSGDIQRAKPEKQAPGKVAQDNKTAPSPQQPVKPKYDFYTLLPESEVIVPPEAVPEKTPPVPAQPVTPVTPAEAAKIDTARAQAALLGQTPPPAPPVIKPAATTQFFLQAGSFRKQADADKVRAQIILLGQTVKVESGTVKEETWYRVLVGPFSNREQLTVAQKQLAGAGFSNLLLQQRQTRQ; this comes from the coding sequence TTGGCCGCCAAGAAAAAACCTGCCCCCAAGCGCGGCGCCAGCCGCCAGCAAGCCCCCAGCAAGAAGCCGATCCCGGGGTGGATCTGGCTGGCCGTGGGCCTCACCGTGGGCGCCTTCGTGGTGTTTCTGATGAAGCTTGAACCGGGGTCGGGCGACATCCAGCGCGCCAAGCCCGAGAAACAGGCGCCGGGCAAAGTCGCACAGGACAACAAGACCGCGCCCTCGCCGCAGCAGCCGGTCAAGCCCAAATACGACTTCTACACCCTGCTACCGGAATCGGAAGTCATCGTGCCGCCTGAAGCGGTACCGGAAAAAACCCCGCCAGTGCCTGCGCAGCCCGTCACCCCAGTGACCCCGGCCGAAGCGGCGAAAATCGACACCGCCCGCGCCCAGGCCGCGCTGCTCGGCCAGACCCCACCCCCCGCCCCGCCGGTGATCAAACCTGCGGCCACCACACAGTTCTTCCTGCAGGCCGGCTCGTTCCGCAAGCAGGCTGACGCCGACAAGGTCCGCGCGCAGATCATCCTGCTCGGGCAGACGGTCAAGGTCGAGTCGGGCACGGTGAAAGAGGAAACCTGGTACCGCGTGCTGGTCGGTCCGTTCAGCAACCGCGAACAGCTGACCGTGGCGCAGAAGCAACTGGCCGGGGCAGGCTTCAGCAACCTGCTGTTGCAACAGCGACAAACCCGCCAGTAA
- a CDS encoding C40 family peptidase, which translates to MPPLFKTWLTLCLLLPLAAHATNREQRLPNGFTGQTVHSASVKRPQVKQVNVLRAVPVSRKAHTLTTAAAPAKQSNAVLSRAVNVLGTPYRWGGSSPKKGFDCSGLVQYAFNDVANVDLPRTSSAMAAGHGVKVAKADLKPGDLIFFNIKSRRVNHVAIYLGNDRFIHAPRRGKNVSIDTLKKPYWQQHYVVAKRVLPKEPLNAQDLKIAKR; encoded by the coding sequence ATGCCACCTCTGTTCAAGACATGGCTGACCCTCTGTCTATTATTGCCACTGGCCGCCCACGCCACCAATCGTGAGCAACGTCTTCCCAACGGCTTCACTGGCCAGACCGTGCACAGCGCCTCGGTCAAGCGTCCACAAGTCAAACAGGTCAATGTGCTGCGCGCCGTTCCGGTCAGCCGCAAAGCACATACCCTGACCACCGCCGCAGCGCCGGCCAAGCAGAGCAACGCCGTGCTCAGCCGTGCCGTGAACGTGCTCGGTACACCCTATCGTTGGGGCGGCAGCAGCCCGAAAAAAGGCTTCGATTGCAGCGGTCTGGTGCAGTACGCCTTCAATGACGTCGCCAATGTCGACCTGCCGCGCACCTCCAGCGCAATGGCCGCCGGCCACGGCGTCAAGGTTGCCAAGGCTGACCTGAAGCCGGGCGACCTGATCTTCTTCAACATCAAGAGCCGCCGCGTCAACCACGTGGCCATCTACCTGGGCAACGATCGCTTCATCCACGCGCCACGGCGTGGCAAGAACGTCAGCATCGACACCCTGAAAAAACCGTACTGGCAGCAGCATTACGTGGTCGCCAAACGCGTGCTGCCCAAAGAGCCGCTCAATGCGCAAGACCTAAAGATCGCCAAGCGCTGA
- a CDS encoding NINE protein, whose protein sequence is MNGYGQSQPLHDTHSKVLGYLLWIFGFTGSHRFYYGKPITGTIWFFTLGLLGIGWLIDLFLIPAMDREADARFQPGRVDYNLAWILLTFLGVFGLHRLYQGKWISALIYLCTGGLFLLGVLYDFWTLNRQISEVNASRR, encoded by the coding sequence ATGAATGGTTATGGACAAAGTCAGCCGTTGCACGACACCCACAGCAAGGTGCTGGGGTATCTGCTGTGGATTTTCGGCTTTACCGGCTCGCACCGGTTCTACTACGGCAAGCCGATCACCGGCACGATCTGGTTCTTCACCCTGGGCCTGCTGGGCATCGGCTGGCTGATCGACCTGTTCCTGATTCCGGCCATGGACCGCGAGGCCGATGCGCGCTTCCAGCCAGGGCGGGTGGACTACAACCTGGCGTGGATTCTGCTGACCTTCCTCGGTGTGTTCGGCCTGCACCGGTTGTACCAAGGCAAGTGGATTTCCGCCCTGATCTACCTGTGCACCGGCGGGCTGTTCCTGCTGGGTGTGCTGTACGACTTCTGGACCCTCAACCGGCAAATCTCCGAGGTCAACGCCAGCCGCCGCTGA